The Pirellulales bacterium genome window below encodes:
- a CDS encoding helix-turn-helix domain-containing protein, translating to MNVNITRPVSPPAPKLLLTPREAAQAIGVSTRTLWSWTDSGQLPAVRLGARSVRYAMSDLENFIAARRQSA from the coding sequence ATGAACGTCAACATCACGCGACCTGTTTCCCCGCCTGCCCCCAAGCTGCTGCTGACCCCGCGTGAGGCGGCGCAGGCCATCGGCGTGAGCACGCGGACGTTGTGGAGTTGGACCGACAGCGGCCAGCTACCAGCCGTGCGACTCGGCGCGCGATCGGTGCGCTACGCGATGAGCGACCTGGAAAACTTCATCGCGGCGCGGCGGCAATCGGCCTAG